The DNA window CAGGTGAACGGTGGCCACCTGCTCGAGCGTCTGCGCGTCCAGCAAAAGCAATTGGCCTTCGTCGCGGTCGCGGTGATAGCCGAAGCCCATCAGGATGCCGTCGTCTTCGGTGCCGGCCGCGGGGTTCGGCACAAAGGACATCTCGCCGAGTGAAAGGCCGGCATCGAGGGCCGCTACCTCGCGGGACCCGGTCGCGTAATCGTGTTTGAAAAGGCCGGATCCGCCGCCGGCGAACTGGGCGCCGACGGTGTAGCCGTACCGGTGCCGTCCGCCCAGCAACTCCTCGTTGATCCGCGGGAATTCCTGCGACTGATCGTCGCGGCATTCGGTGGTGACCGCACCGGTCGCCAGGTTGATGGTCCAGCGGTCCAGCATGGGGGTGCTTTCCCCGGGGCCGCGCCGGTCCCGGTCGAACATCCGCGCATAGCGCACCACGTCGAGCACCAAAACCTCAGCGCCGCTTCGAATTTCGGAATATGCGTTGAGCGGGTGGTAGACGTAGCAGGGTTCGATGTCGAACCAGCGCACATCCTTGTTGTCGCCCTCACGCGGCATGACCCCGACGCGCGCCGGGTAGTGCGGGTTCCAGGCGTAGGGCATCCGATCGGAGTGCCGCGCGTCGCGGTTCATCCGCGCGTTAATTGGGCTCGGCACCCGCACCCGCCCGATCAGCGACTGCAGCACCAGACGGGCCGGCAGGGCCAACCAGGGCGGCATCTGCCGCGGCAGCACCTGTACCGGGTCGAAGGTCACCGGCAGGTCGTAGATCACGACGTATTTGTCGGTCAGCGAGAAGTCGTGCATCATCGGCGACCCGCCGACCTCGATGTCCAGCGTGCGGCGGGCGCGGCCGGCGACGTCGATCACCGAGTACTGCACGGTCCGCCCGCGCGTGAACGAGTAAGAGATCGCGTGAAGTTCGCCGGTGCGCGGGTCGCGGTGCGGGTGCGCGGTGTAGCCGCCCGCCAGCGTGCCGTCGAAGTCGCACGTCCCGACGGTGTCCAGCTCCTCGGTGAGCTCGTAGTTGGCGACGCCGCCCTCCACCAGCGCCAGGGTCCGCCCGGCGTGGCTCAACACGTTGGTGTTGGCGCCCAGGCTCAGCATTCCCGCGCGCGGGTCGAGCCGGCCCGGCGCCGGCTCGCCGAGGATGCGGCACACCGACGGGCTGCGCACCCACCGGTTGCGGTACCAGCGGGCCTGCCCGTCGCGCAGCGCCACCCCGTGCACCATGCCGTCGCCGCTGAACCAGTGGTAGACGGCTGGGTCCACCTCGGCGGCCGGGTTGGGGCCGTTGCGCAGGTAGCGCCCGTCGAGGTGTTCGGGAATGCGCCCGGTGACGCGCAGATCGTGCGCGGTGACTTCCGCGCTCACCGGCGACAGGAAGTCCTCGAGGTAGGGATTGCCGGGCTTGGCGGTTGCCGTGGTCACCATGGCTGAACTCCTATAACATTGTTATTTCAGCGTTATTCGCACCGTACGCTCCCAATGAGAAGATGGCAACGATGACTTCCGAGGTTCAGCGCGGCGTTCGCGAGGAGCTGCTGCACGCCGCGGTCGCCCTGCTCGACGAGCACGGGCCCGACGCCCTGCAGACGCGCAAGGTGGCCGGCTCCGCGGGGACGTCCACGATGGCGGTCTACACCCACTTCGGCGGGATGCGGGGTCTGATCGCCGAGGTGGCCGAGGAGGGGCTGCGGCAGTTCGACGCCGCACTATCGGTGCCGCAGACCGCCGATCCGGTGGCCGACCTGTTTGCCACCGGTGCCGCCTACCGGCGCTACGCGATCGGGCGACCGCACATGTATCGGCTGATGTTCGGCAGCACCAGCGCACACGGCATCAACGCGCCCGCCCACAACGTCCTGACGCTGACAGTCGCCGAGATCGAACGGAGCTACCCCAGCTTCGCGCACGTCGTGCGCGGGGTGCACCGATGCATGCTGGTCGGCCGGATCAAACCCGCGGGCTCATTGAACGACGGCGTCGACGACGCGTCAGTCGTGGCCACCGCGGCCCAATTCTGGGCGTTGATTCACGGGTTCGTCATGCTGGAGCTGGCCGGCTACTACGGCGACGGCGGCGCGGCAGTCACGCCGGTACTCGTCGCGATGTACTCGAGTTTGCTTGTGGCGCTTGGCGATTCAGCGGATCGCGTACAACAGTCCGTGCGGTCGGCAATGGCCTGAATGCACGAACCCCCGGGACGGTGGTCCCGGGGGTTTACGCGCAGTGACTTACTTGACGGTGACGGTGGCGCCAGCGGCCTCGAGCTTGGTCTTGGCCTCGTCGGCCGCCTCCTTGGCCACCTTCTCCAGCAGCGGCTTGGGCGCGCCGTCGACCAGATCCTTGGCCTCCTTGAGGCCCAGGCCGGAGACGATCTCGCGGACCACCTTGATGACGCCGATCTTCTTGTCGCCGGCGGCCTCGAGGATCACGTCGAACTCCGACTGCTCCTCGGCGGCCTCGGCGGGCGCGCCACCGGCTGCGCCACCACCGGCGGCGGCGACGGCGACCGGAGCGGCCGCGGTGACCTCGAAGGTCTCCTCGAACTTCTTCACGAAGTCGGAGAGCTCCAGCAGGGTCATCTCCTTGAAGGCGTCGAGCAGGTCGTCAGTAGACATCTTTGCCATGGGTATGGGTCCTTCCTTGTTTTTCCAGGTTCCGCGTTGGGTTGTTATTCGGCTTCGGCCGGGGTCTCCGGCGCCTCAGTGGGTGTTTCCGAAGCTGGTTCCGGGGTGGTTTCCGCGGCGGGCTCCGCAGCGGCTGCGGGTTCCGCAGCGGCGGCGGGGCCTTCGGCGGCCTTCTTCTCTTGCAGTGCCGCCGCGAGCCGGGCGACCTGCGAAGCCGGGGCGTTGAACAGCCCGGCCGCCTTGGCGAGGTTGCCCTTCATCGCGCCGGCCAGCTTGGCCAGCAGCACCTCGCGCGACTCGAGGTCGGCGATGCGCTCGACCTCGGCGACGGTCAGCGCACGGCCGTCCATGTAGCCGCCCTTGATGACCAGCGCCTTGTGTTCCTTGGCGAAGGTCTTGATGGCCTTGGCCGCGTCGACCGCTTCACCGGTGACGAAGGCGATGGCCGTCGGGCCGGCGAACAGCTCGTCGAGCCCCTCCACCCCGGCTTCCGATGCCGCCCGCTTCACCAGCGTGTTCTTGGCCACCGAGTAGGTGGCCGACCCGTTGAGCGAGCGCCGCAGCTCGGCCAGGTTGGCGACGGTCAGACCGCGGTACTCCGTGATCAGGGTCGCGGTCGATTCCTTGAACTGCTCGGCGATATCTGCAACGGCGGTGGCCTTGTCAGCCCTTGCCATGCCTACCTCCTGATGTGAAAGTCAATGCGACGTGTCGTCTCGATTCCCCCGAGAACGACGAACGCCCCGGCGCAGAAGCGGCCGGGGCGTGAAAATACGCCGGCGCGAGCCGGCGCGGTGCCTCGTCCTCCTGCGTGGGCCGCCGGGATGCTCCCGGACCTTCAACCGATTGCTCGGTGACCGACGGTCTTCGGTGGATCGGCTAACAGGATAGCGTGGCCCACGCGATCAGCCAAAACGGCGACCTCAGGTGACGGCGAGGGCCAGCAGGACCAACACCGCCAGCAGCAGGATCACCCGCACCCGGTGCCGTCGATCCCAGCGGGCGGCGAGCTCGCGCGAGAGCTCACCGGTGCTCGGCCATTTCGCGATGCGGTTGTTGATCGGCACCAACACGGTGACCGTGAACAGCACCACCGCGGCCATCAGGCCCGCGGCGATGCCGCACAGCCAGTCGCGCGGGGCGCCGCGCTCCTCGAAGGCGAGCGCCGCCAACAGCAGCAGGACGACGGCATACCAGAACGGCATCGTGGTGCCCAACGCCCGGCCGGCGCCGCCGCGCGCCGCACGGAAGGCGTCGTCGGGCAGCCGGGCGATGAGCGGGTTGAAGAAGACCGCGACCGCCAGCTCCACGCCGACCATCAGCCCGGTGACGACGACTGCGAGTGCGTCGATGCGGTGATTCATGGCAATCACCTTGGCATGACGCCGGGCCCGAGGCCCGCGAGGCGGGCCGCGCCGATCAGGCCGGCCTCACCGCCGAGCTCGCCGGGCACCACCCGCAGCCCGGACAGGAAGTCCAGGCCGGCGTATTCGGCCAGCTTGGCCCGCAGCGGGTCGAAGAGCACCGGGCCGGACTTGGCGACGCCTCCCCCGATCACCACGAGGTCCAGGTCGCACACCGCGCCGACCGAGGCGATCATCGCGGCCAGGGCGTTGGCCCCCCGGTGGAATGCCTGCTGGGCCACCGGGTCTCCGGCCGCTGCCGCCGCGGCCAGGTCCCTGGCGCCGGCGCCCGGCGGGGCGGACCATCCGTTCTCTCGCGCCCGGCGCACCATCCACGGCCCGGACGCGACGGTCTCCACGCACCCGTGGCCGCCGCAGGCACACGGCCGGCCGTCCAGTTCGACCACCACGTGCCCGACGTGACCGGCGTTGCCGGTGCGCCCCGAGTAGGGGACGCCGTCGAGCACCAGTCCGCCGCCCACCCCGGTGGACACCACCATGCCCAGCAGAAACCGCGCGTCCGCGGTTTTCCCGGCCCCGATCCAGTGCTCCCCCAACGCCATGCAGACGCCGTCACCGCCCAGCACCACCGGCGGTCCAGGCACCGCCGCGGCGACCCTGTCGCGCAACGGGAAACGGTCCCAACTGTCGATGTTGATCGGGCTGACCGACCCGCTGTGCAGGTCGATGGGTCCGGCCGACGCGATCCCCACCGCGGCGACCGGAGCGCCGGCCGCCTGCAGCGCGTCGGCGATCAACGCTTCGACGACGGCCCAGACGTCGTCCGCGGCGGTCGTGACGGGTGTGGGGCGGATGGCGGTGTACACCAGCTTGCCGCCCGAATCCGCAAGCGCGGCAGCGATTTTGGTGCCACCGATGTCCAGGCACAGCGTCAGCATCGTGTTCAGTGCCGGTGGGTGTTGTCGGGTTGACGGGGGTCGCCGGGATGCTCGTGGCCGGGCGCCAGCTGCACCAGCGTGGCGCGCCGCGCGTCCAGCCACAGCCGGAAGGCGCGTCGCCGCGCTGCGCCGCGCAGGTGCTCCTCGATCGCCGCTCGCACCTCGTCCAGCGGCGGGCCGGTCACCGCCGTCGTGCACCAACCGTGTTCGCCCCGACGCGGCGCGGCGAAGCGCAGCGGGTTGCGGGCGTGATAGGCGGTCACCTCGGTGTCGGTCACCCGCACCGCGGCGGTGACCTCGGCCAACAGCGCCCGCGCACGCGGATCGGCCAGCACGGCCGCGGCGACGCTGCCGATCTCCAGCCGGGCGGTCACGTCGGGCAGCAGCTCGGCCTCGGACGGCGCTCCGCGCGGGGTCAGCCCCCGCGCGGCCGCCTCCGCGGCGACCACCCGCTCGGTGACGATCAGTTGGGTCAGCCACCGCCGCAGCTGGCGGCCCTCGCTGGTGCCGCTGACCGGCAGGGCGGCCGTTCCCCGCGCGGTGCGCAGCCGCGCTTCGGCGGCGTCGAGAGCATCCGGTGACACGGGCACGCCGGCCACGGTCGCGATCGGATGCGTGCTCATGTCACCGTCACCTTCACCGCCGGCGAGTAGACCAGTCGGCCGGCGCAGCCGATCCGCACCAGCGCCCACCACTGGCCCGGCTCCAGCCAGGCCGGCGGGGTCAGCTCGAAGCGTAGGTCGGCGGTGCCGCGGGCGGGCAGCACCGCGCCGAGCGCGCCGGGACCCATCCATTCCCAGGTGCCCCAGGGGCTGATCAGATGCGCCTCCAGCGCCAGGTCGGCCCCGGCGCGGCTGCCGACCGTGACGGCCAGCGCGCCCGCCTCGCCGGGTCGGAGCGTCACCTCGGCCGGCCCGTCGGCGAGGTAGATCAGCTCGCCGGGCTCGCCCACCGCCACCACGCAAACGTCCTCGACGGGCTGGCGCCAGGCGGCCGGGACCGCTTCGCCGGCGACGCGGAGTTCGGCGCGGATCGGGTAGAGCCCCGGTTCGGCGCGGGCCGGGACCGACACGGCCACGTCGGTGTGCAGGTGGTCGCCGGTGCACAGGGTGAAGGGCAGCTCGGTGGGCGTGGCCGTCCAGCCGTCCGGGCAGCGCAGGGCGACGGTGCCGTGCAGCGTGGCGTCGGTGCTGTCACTGGCCGCGGTGAGGCGCAGCGTCACCGCGGCGCCGGGTTCCGCCGTCATCTGCGGCGGGTGCAGGTGGGCGACGGCCGGCAGCCCACCCAGTGGCGCGGGGCCGCGATTGTGCAGCCAATACCGCGCGTAGAGCGGCTGCGCGGCCTCCGCGTCTGGGGCCAGGACGGCGGCGTCGGTCGTCGCCGCGGGCGCGTCGAATCGGGCCAGCACGGTCGCCACCTGGTAGCCGTGCAGCTCGACCGACGGCACGGGTTCGGGTTGCGTTTCCAGCAGGTCGACACGTCGCAGGTCGCT is part of the Mycobacterium mantenii genome and encodes:
- a CDS encoding ROK family protein — translated: MLTLCLDIGGTKIAAALADSGGKLVYTAIRPTPVTTAADDVWAVVEALIADALQAAGAPVAAVGIASAGPIDLHSGSVSPINIDSWDRFPLRDRVAAAVPGPPVVLGGDGVCMALGEHWIGAGKTADARFLLGMVVSTGVGGGLVLDGVPYSGRTGNAGHVGHVVVELDGRPCACGGHGCVETVASGPWMVRRARENGWSAPPGAGARDLAAAAAAGDPVAQQAFHRGANALAAMIASVGAVCDLDLVVIGGGVAKSGPVLFDPLRAKLAEYAGLDFLSGLRVVPGELGGEAGLIGAARLAGLGPGVMPR
- a CDS encoding DUF7158 domain-containing protein → MSTHPIATVAGVPVSPDALDAAEARLRTARGTAALPVSGTSEGRQLRRWLTQLIVTERVVAAEAAARGLTPRGAPSEAELLPDVTARLEIGSVAAAVLADPRARALLAEVTAAVRVTDTEVTAYHARNPLRFAAPRRGEHGWCTTAVTGPPLDEVRAAIEEHLRGAARRRAFRLWLDARRATLVQLAPGHEHPGDPRQPDNTHRH
- a CDS encoding anthrone oxygenase family protein; amino-acid sequence: MNHRIDALAVVVTGLMVGVELAVAVFFNPLIARLPDDAFRAARGGAGRALGTTMPFWYAVVLLLLAALAFEERGAPRDWLCGIAAGLMAAVVLFTVTVLVPINNRIAKWPSTGELSRELAARWDRRHRVRVILLLAVLVLLALAVT
- a CDS encoding TetR/AcrR family transcriptional regulator, with product MTSEVQRGVREELLHAAVALLDEHGPDALQTRKVAGSAGTSTMAVYTHFGGMRGLIAEVAEEGLRQFDAALSVPQTADPVADLFATGAAYRRYAIGRPHMYRLMFGSTSAHGINAPAHNVLTLTVAEIERSYPSFAHVVRGVHRCMLVGRIKPAGSLNDGVDDASVVATAAQFWALIHGFVMLELAGYYGDGGAAVTPVLVAMYSSLLVALGDSADRVQQSVRSAMA
- a CDS encoding carotenoid oxygenase family protein gives rise to the protein MVTTATAKPGNPYLEDFLSPVSAEVTAHDLRVTGRIPEHLDGRYLRNGPNPAAEVDPAVYHWFSGDGMVHGVALRDGQARWYRNRWVRSPSVCRILGEPAPGRLDPRAGMLSLGANTNVLSHAGRTLALVEGGVANYELTEELDTVGTCDFDGTLAGGYTAHPHRDPRTGELHAISYSFTRGRTVQYSVIDVAGRARRTLDIEVGGSPMMHDFSLTDKYVVIYDLPVTFDPVQVLPRQMPPWLALPARLVLQSLIGRVRVPSPINARMNRDARHSDRMPYAWNPHYPARVGVMPREGDNKDVRWFDIEPCYVYHPLNAYSEIRSGAEVLVLDVVRYARMFDRDRRGPGESTPMLDRWTINLATGAVTTECRDDQSQEFPRINEELLGGRHRYGYTVGAQFAGGGSGLFKHDYATGSREVAALDAGLSLGEMSFVPNPAAGTEDDGILMGFGYHRDRDEGQLLLLDAQTLEQVATVHLPQRVPMGFHGNWAPTG
- the rplJ gene encoding 50S ribosomal protein L10, with the protein product MARADKATAVADIAEQFKESTATLITEYRGLTVANLAELRRSLNGSATYSVAKNTLVKRAASEAGVEGLDELFAGPTAIAFVTGEAVDAAKAIKTFAKEHKALVIKGGYMDGRALTVAEVERIADLESREVLLAKLAGAMKGNLAKAAGLFNAPASQVARLAAALQEKKAAEGPAAAAEPAAAAEPAAETTPEPASETPTEAPETPAEAE
- the rplL gene encoding 50S ribosomal protein L7/L12, whose translation is MAKMSTDDLLDAFKEMTLLELSDFVKKFEETFEVTAAAPVAVAAAGGGAAGGAPAEAAEEQSEFDVILEAAGDKKIGVIKVVREIVSGLGLKEAKDLVDGAPKPLLEKVAKEAADEAKTKLEAAGATVTVK